GCAAGGTCACGGACGACGTCATCTACATGACGGCCGACATCGAGGACCGGTACACCGTCGCGCAGGCGAACAGCCCGCTGAACGAGGACGGCACCTTCAGCGACGAGCGCGTCCTGGCCCGCCGCAAGGGCGATCCGCTGTGGTACACGCCCGAAGAAGTGGACTTCATGGACGTGTCCCCGAAACAGATCGTTTCGATCAACACCAGCCTGATTCCCTTCCTGGAGCACGACGACGCCAACCGCGCGCTGATGGGTTCCAACATGCAGTCGCAGGCCGTGCCGCTCGTGCGTGCCGACAGCCCCGCCGTGGGTACCGGCGTCGAGCGCCGCGTGGTGACCGACAGCGGCACCAGCGTCGTCAGTGACGTGACCGGCCGCGTGACCTACGTGGACGCCCGCGTGATCCAGATCACCCTGACCGAGGACGCCCCGGCGCTGGGCCTGAGCAGCGGCAACGTCCGCACCTTCGAGACCGTGCGCTTCACCCGCAGCAACCAGGGCACCAACCTCGACCAGCACCCCATCGTGGATATCGGTGACATGGTCACGGCCGGTCAGGTCATCGCCGACGGTCCCGCCAGCGACCTCGGCCGCCTCGCACTCGGTCAGAACATCACCATCGCGATCATGCCCTTCGACGGCTTCAACTTCGAAGACGCGATCTGCATCAGCGAGGGTCTGGTCCGCAAGGACTTCTACACCAGCGTGCACATCGAGAAGGACGAGATCGAGGCGCGCGACACCAAGCTCGGGCCCGAGAAGATCACCCGCGACATCCCCGGCCTCAGTGAAGCCGCGCTGCGCGACCTCGACGAGGACGGCATCGTGCGCGTCGGTGCGGAAGTCAAGCCCGGCGACATCCTGGTCGGCAAGACCTCCTTCAAGGGTGAGTCTGAACCCACCCCGGAAGAACGCCTCCTGCGGTCGATCTTCGGTGAGAAGGCCCGCGAGGTGAAGGACACCAGCCTGCGCGTGCAGTCCGGTCAGGGCGGCATCGTCGTGAAGACCGTGCGCTTCCGCCGCGGCGACGAGGGCGTGGACCTCAAGCCCGGCGTGCGCGAGATGGTCCGCGTGTACGTGGCCCAGAAGCGCCAGCTGCAGGTGGGCGACAAGGTCGCCAACCGCCACGGGAACAAGGGCGTGGTCTCCAAGATCATGGCCCCCGAGGACATGCCCTACCTGGAAGACGGCACTCCCGTCGACCTCGTGTTCAACCCGCTGGGCGTGCCGTCGCGCATGAACCTCGGGCAGATCCTGGAAACCCACCTGGGTGAAGTGGCCCGCCTGACCGGCCAGAAGTTCGAGACCCCCGTGTTCGACTCGGTGACCGAGGCGACCATCAAGGAAATGCTCGAAGTGGCCGCCGCTGAACGCCTCCAGAAGCGCAAGGACGAGGGCTTCGAACTCGACAAGCGCGAGCAGGAAGTCCTCGACCGAGCCGGCAAGGTCGGCGTCGTGGACGCCCCGAACGGCGATTACGAACGCGCCCAGATGCAGCTGGCCCGCACCGGCAAGAGCGTCCTGTACGACGGCCGCAGCGGCGAGCCCATCAGTGGCCCGGTCGTGGTCGGCACCATGTACGTCATGAAGCTGTACCACATGGTGGAAGACAAGCTGCACGCCCGGTCCACCGGCCCGTACAGCCTCATCACCCAGCAGCCGCTCGGCGGGAAGGCCCAGTTCGGCGGCCAGCGCTTCGGCGAGATGGAAGTGTGGGCGCTCGAGGCGTACGGCGCCGCGCACGTCCTGCAGGAAATGCTCACCATCAAGTCCGACGACATCGATGGCCGCGACGCCGCGTACCAGAGCATCGTCAAGGGTGAGGAAGTCTCGGGCAGCACCATCCCCGAGTCGTTCAAGGTGCTCGTCAAGGAACTCCACTCGCTGGGCCTGGACGTTGAAGTGCTCGACAACGGCGACCGTTCCGTCGACATCTTCGAAGGCATGATGCCCAAGCGCTAAGGCGCACTGACGTGCGCCGCAGATGGCTGAGAGCAGGTGGCCGCTGGCCGAATGCACACCAGCGCAGGCCCGAGTCCCGCTTCTCGCCATCTGCCATGAGCCTTCCGCCTTCTGCCTTCTCCGAAGGAGAATCATGAAAGATTTCAGCAAAGTTCGTATCGCCATCGCCAGCCCGGAGAAGATCCGCGAGTGGTCGTTCGGTGAGGTCGAGAAACCCGAAACCATCAACTACCGCACCCTGAAACCCGAGCGTGAAGGTCTGTTCGACGAGCGCATCTTCGGGCCGCAGAAGGACTACGAGTGCGCCTGCGGGAAGTACAAGCGCCAGCGCTACGAGGGCAAGGTCTGCGAGCGCTGCGGCGTCGAAGTGACCAGCAGCAAGGTCCGCCGCTACCGCATGGGTCACATTGACCTGGCGACGCCCGCCGCGCACATCTGGTACGTCAAGGACACGCCCAGCAAGATCGGTACGCTGCTG
This is a stretch of genomic DNA from Deinococcus depolymerans. It encodes these proteins:
- a CDS encoding DNA-directed RNA polymerase subunit beta, with amino-acid sequence MSLTGKGPRIERFGDIAEVIPLPNLTEIQVNSFRAFLQSDKAPEERENVGLQSAFKEVFPIDETEKGRSTGLVLDYLEYRLGEPPYTPEECREKDVTYQAPMYAKLQLIHKDSGLIKEDQVFLGDLPLMTEDGSFVINGADRVIISQIHRSPGVYFTSSYKGIKKMYTGAIIPMPKRGPWIELEFAGGILEMKVNKRKFPVAMLLRVLGYDDASLKALFTEFEPDMELPEDKSAGMGADEALLRLFTVLRPGDPPKRDKAIQYLYGLLADPRRYDLGEPGRFKMNTKLGVQREERTLLNFQDGKFTDAGLVDTIRYLMALQYGRETVSMADADGVLHDVPVGEDDIDHLGNRRVRTVGELLADQLRVGMGRMARGVRERMLLGNPDAATPTKLVNNRPIVAAMREFFGRSQLSQFKDQTNPLSDLRHKRRISALGPGGLTRERAGFDVRDVHRTHYGRICPIETPEGANIGLISSLASYAKVNDLGFIEAPYRRVENGKVTDDVIYMTADIEDRYTVAQANSPLNEDGTFSDERVLARRKGDPLWYTPEEVDFMDVSPKQIVSINTSLIPFLEHDDANRALMGSNMQSQAVPLVRADSPAVGTGVERRVVTDSGTSVVSDVTGRVTYVDARVIQITLTEDAPALGLSSGNVRTFETVRFTRSNQGTNLDQHPIVDIGDMVTAGQVIADGPASDLGRLALGQNITIAIMPFDGFNFEDAICISEGLVRKDFYTSVHIEKDEIEARDTKLGPEKITRDIPGLSEAALRDLDEDGIVRVGAEVKPGDILVGKTSFKGESEPTPEERLLRSIFGEKAREVKDTSLRVQSGQGGIVVKTVRFRRGDEGVDLKPGVREMVRVYVAQKRQLQVGDKVANRHGNKGVVSKIMAPEDMPYLEDGTPVDLVFNPLGVPSRMNLGQILETHLGEVARLTGQKFETPVFDSVTEATIKEMLEVAAAERLQKRKDEGFELDKREQEVLDRAGKVGVVDAPNGDYERAQMQLARTGKSVLYDGRSGEPISGPVVVGTMYVMKLYHMVEDKLHARSTGPYSLITQQPLGGKAQFGGQRFGEMEVWALEAYGAAHVLQEMLTIKSDDIDGRDAAYQSIVKGEEVSGSTIPESFKVLVKELHSLGLDVEVLDNGDRSVDIFEGMMPKR